Genomic segment of Streptosporangium sp. NBC_01755:
CTCATCGTCTCGTTCGTTCATTGGTTCGCGCCTAATTACGGGCGGTGAGCAGCGCCCACGGAGTGGACCAAATGTGCCGGTCCACCTTTTCCGGCGCGCCGGGCGGGGCGAAACCGCGCACGGTCACGTCGTCGAAGCCCGCCGCGCGGGCGAAGGAACCGAACTCACGCGCCCGGAAGGCATTGATGTACGGCTCGCCGGTGATCTCGCTGTGGTAGGCGCCGAGCACGTCGCGGAACGGGTCGCCGATCAACCTGGTCTCCAGGGCGACGAACACCCCGCCTGGCCGCAGCACCCGCCTGGCCTCACGCATGGCCCCTTCGACGGACGAGAGCGGCATCTCGTGCAGCACCATCGAGACCACCACGAGGTCCGAGCCTCCCTCGGGGCCGGGCAGCGCCTCGGCGTCCGCCTGAACCCAGTCGACGGCCAGTCCCTCCTCGGTCGCCATCTTGCGGCCGAGCCGCAGCACGGGCAGCGACAGGTCCACACCGGAGACCTGGGCGTCGGGATAGCGGCGGGCCAGGGAGAAGGTGGTCTTGCCGAACCCGCAGCCCATATCGATCACCCGGCGCGGCGCGAGATCCTCGGGGATCGCGGCGGTCAGAGCGTCGTGCAGAGCCGAGGGCGCACGCCGGCCCGCGTGCACGAGACGGGCGCCGAGGGCGTAGACGAGCGCGCCGCGGTCGTCGCGCCAGATGCCGCCGTCCTGGCGGTGGAAGTCGTATCCCGTGTAATACGCGGGCGCCTGGAAGCCCTGCTGGCGGAGGTCGGGCGGATCCGCCGCCTGGGCCACGCCGAGAGCGCCGGCGAACGCCAGTCGGCCGCCGGCAGTGTGGCGGCGGCCGTACTCCGCTCGGACGGCACGGTGTTCGGCTCGGTC
This window contains:
- a CDS encoding class I SAM-dependent methyltransferase, whose product is MAQAADPPDLRQQGFQAPAYYTGYDFHRQDGGIWRDDRGALVYALGARLVHAGRRAPSALHDALTAAIPEDLAPRRVIDMGCGFGKTTFSLARRYPDAQVSGVDLSLPVLRLGRKMATEEGLAVDWVQADAEALPGPEGGSDLVVVSMVLHEMPLSSVEGAMREARRVLRPGGVFVALETRLIGDPFRDVLGAYHSEITGEPYINAFRAREFGSFARAAGFDDVTVRGFAPPGAPEKVDRHIWSTPWALLTARN
- a CDS encoding IclR family transcriptional regulator domain-containing protein; the protein is MEVVSRVIRGRLEALLAEVGRIRRLGHAESAGERQSAAGSVAAAVLRSDGTVFGSVSICGPITRFDETTRASYGPLVAEVAGRISTVVLHRTSTFR